A stretch of the Duncaniella dubosii genome encodes the following:
- a CDS encoding relaxase/mobilization nuclease domain-containing protein: protein MIVKKLNDVSGGGFPGARYNEKKIADGVATLMAMENVSEALRHNVETLHRFGLDASAEVERYMKENSKTYGNTKTTRFQFHVSASVKGRAMSPEELTDFARELMVGMGYARQPYFIYAHHDTGNNHVHILSTRIKPNGYAIPDHQDRRRLNECANRILSPDIKKDIDRILCYDYETEGQFANIVKTHGYKIEKSLDGYRLFKCGGDAGNIAIGDILNRITRNSPKRKDRATQLRSIIRKYKSEIAEGKCQSVDNVKVSKGKNRKPVKAKLNTDIRKILDNHGKPLSEENCQRIQTLIDVLKTKFGIDISFQKDKDGRVRGYSIIDHAEKIAFDGSKVMKLSELIDFAIKPQRKPSPLDVYRDLFTVEVGKDSRGNYMLIKYNHPR, encoded by the coding sequence ATGATAGTCAAGAAGCTCAACGATGTGTCCGGCGGCGGTTTCCCCGGCGCTCGATATAACGAGAAAAAGATTGCTGATGGTGTGGCAACCCTTATGGCGATGGAGAACGTCAGCGAGGCGTTGCGTCACAATGTCGAGACGCTGCACCGCTTCGGCCTTGATGCCTCGGCTGAAGTCGAGAGGTATATGAAAGAAAACTCTAAGACCTACGGCAATACAAAGACAACACGTTTCCAGTTCCATGTGTCGGCCTCAGTGAAAGGACGCGCCATGTCGCCGGAAGAGCTTACCGACTTTGCGCGTGAGCTTATGGTGGGTATGGGCTATGCCCGTCAGCCGTATTTCATTTACGCCCATCATGATACCGGCAATAATCATGTGCATATTCTCTCGACGAGAATAAAGCCTAACGGTTATGCCATACCTGACCATCAGGACAGGCGCAGGCTTAACGAGTGCGCCAACCGCATACTATCTCCTGACATCAAAAAAGATATTGACCGGATTCTCTGTTACGACTATGAAACGGAGGGTCAGTTTGCCAATATCGTCAAGACTCACGGCTACAAGATAGAGAAATCGCTCGACGGCTACCGACTGTTCAAGTGTGGAGGCGACGCCGGGAATATCGCCATCGGTGACATCCTCAATCGAATCACCAGGAACAGCCCGAAGCGAAAAGACCGCGCTACACAGCTCCGCTCCATAATCCGGAAATACAAGAGCGAGATAGCCGAGGGAAAATGTCAAAGTGTCGATAATGTCAAAGTGTCAAAAGGTAAGAATCGAAAGCCGGTAAAAGCAAAGCTGAACACCGACATCCGCAAAATACTTGACAACCACGGCAAGCCGTTGAGCGAGGAGAACTGCCAGCGCATACAGACTCTCATTGATGTTCTCAAGACAAAGTTTGGCATAGACATCAGTTTCCAGAAGGACAAGGACGGCAGGGTGAGAGGCTACAGTATAATCGACCATGCCGAAAAGATTGCCTTCGACGGCAGCAAGGTGATGAAACTGTCGGAGCTTATTGATTTCGCCATCAAACCACAAAGGAAACCATCGCCGCTTGACGTGTACCGCGACCTGTTCACTGTCGAGGTGGGCAAAGACAGCAGAGGAAACTATATGCTCATCAAGTACAACCATCCGCGATAG